A stretch of the Medicago truncatula cultivar Jemalong A17 chromosome 5, MtrunA17r5.0-ANR, whole genome shotgun sequence genome encodes the following:
- the LOC11431400 gene encoding uncharacterized protein: MWHLLRNLNNTRKSSKVADENMFQQGNNIVEVQIFGHERRRRSQHGWGNIVFSILQAPISILSCVSHPQVNGSDGAWVSGGEFSQISEMNHLMVNDSMRYAILM; this comes from the coding sequence ATGTGGCATCTCTTGAGAAACCTTAACAACACAAGAAAGAGTTCAAAGGTGGCTGATGAAAACATGTTCCAACAAGGAAACAATATTGTTGAGGTACAAATATTTGGTCATGAAAGGAGAAGAAGATCACAACATGGTTGGGGGAATATTGTGTTTAGTATTCTTCAAGCTCCTATATCAATACTATCATGTGTTTCTCATCCTCAAGTTAATGGTTCTGATGGTGCTTGGGTGAGTGGTGGTGAATTTTCACAAATTTCTGAAATGAATCATCTCATGGTAAATGATAGCATGAGATATGCAATTTTgatgtag